GGACACCCCGCCGGGAAGCACGCCCGCCACCCCCGCCGCCCGCACACCCACCCCAACCCCCGTGCCCAACGTCACCGTCACGCGACCGACCCCGGCCCCCGCGCCGACCACGCCCGCCCGCCCGGCTCCCCAGGCGCGGACACAGCCAGCGACGCCCACCGCCACCACTCCCGCGCCGTCCTCGCGTGACCTCTCCTCCGTGCCCTTCCGCCGTACGCTCCAGCTTCAGGCCCAGCGATTGAGCGGCACCGACGTGGAGGCCCTGCAAAACCGCCTGATCGCCCTGACGCGCCCCAGCGGCGGCGGACGCGGCGACGGCTGGTACGGCCCGATCACCGCCGCCACCGTCCGCGCCTTCCAGGCGGCCAACGGGTTGCCCGTCACGGGCCGCGTGGACCGCGCCACCTGGGACGCCCTCTTCAGCGAGAACGCCCGGACCTTCGCCGCCAGCACGATTCGCTGAGGGGCAGCTTGACCTGACCCTGCCACGCAAAAGCCCCGCTCCATCACTTCTGGGCGGGGCTTTCA
This genomic stretch from Deinococcus sp. YIM 134068 harbors:
- a CDS encoding peptidoglycan-binding domain-containing protein, whose product is MRFAVPLMLALCSSPALAAPNVEQAGTRTAQALNGVLRNCPASFAGIGTTDKKCVGVSGTVEAVRVRLGEAVGDDLYGVWRSRDEQRSVYNWLRTPGGYVYIRLQPDPDGRAQTLVYLDTPPGSTPATPAARTPTPTPVPNVTVTRPTPAPAPTTPARPAPQARTQPATPTATTPAPSSRDLSSVPFRRTLQLQAQRLSGTDVEALQNRLIALTRPSGGGRGDGWYGPITAATVRAFQAANGLPVTGRVDRATWDALFSENARTFAASTIR